Below is a genomic region from Primulina huaijiensis isolate GDHJ02 unplaced genomic scaffold, ASM1229523v2 scaffold204331, whole genome shotgun sequence.
GCGTTGAATATTATATATAGTGAAGAACAAGATTTAGTATCTTTTTTATCATCCTTGTCGATTATTAGTTGAAACGGTAATCCACCGTAATTAATGAGAATAAATTTggttttttcttaaaatggaAGACTAACTAGTTTCTGGAATTCAAAAGGACTTCTCCGATAAGGATATGGATATGGGAGGAGCGTTTTCTAACCACTCACGGATTAAAAAAAGTTGAACTTTACTACTacaatataaacaaaataaaggAAAAGAACCCACCATCTTTGCTGCAATCCGGTGGATCTTCAAAGAGGGATAAAGAAAGCTGTTTGTGCGCAAGCCCGATGTCGAAAAGTATGAGCCCGGAGTTGGGATCATCGACTGTGATGTCTTTAACCGGAAGCCATAGAAAGAGCTCTTCCTGTGAGAGACCCTGAACACCGGAGAGGCTACCGTAGGTGAGGTTAGCTTGCACCTCGCTCTCGTAGAAGGCCATGGTGTCGAACTTGGTCAGGCACGGGCCGTTAAGAAACACTTGTAGGAGACCGGAGCCCGAGAAATTGTAAGACTTGATTTGCTTGGGTAGGAGGCCGGCGGGCAGGCCCATGGACTTGAGGAGGTCGTGTATGGAGGAGGAGTGGCAGAGTT
It encodes:
- the LOC140966292 gene encoding uncharacterized protein, whose translation is MASTLNLFFFIFLTLQLCHSSSIHDLLKSMGLPAGLLPKQIKSYNFSGSGLLQVFLNGPCLTKFDTMAFYESEVQANLTYGSLSGVQGLSQEELFLWLPVKDITVDDPNSGLILFDIGLAHKQLSLSLFEDPPDCSKDDGLNEMIREVKGSVAEK